From the genome of Thermogutta terrifontis, one region includes:
- a CDS encoding response regulator, whose protein sequence is MTTVLVVDDSPLDRKLVGSLLEKKFGWKVEYAASGAEALARVKQSPPDLVITDISMPEMDGLELVRHLRETFPEVPVILTTAFGTDMLAIEALERGAASYVPKSQLSTRLAETADSVLRIAEQNRERERLFECLEFIEFEYLLDNEPELIQPLVSVVQQTLAGVRFTDFPGRLQMGIALKEALLNALFHGNLQISKEEIEAVSDRLLEDDELSLVEKRRREPPYRDRKIRVHIKITREEAVFTITDDGPGFDVEKVVRKKDQTPELEQQRGLSLMQTFMDEVRFNERGNQVTLVKRRPVNSR, encoded by the coding sequence ATGACGACGGTCCTTGTGGTGGACGACTCGCCGCTCGATCGGAAGCTGGTGGGATCACTCCTCGAGAAAAAATTCGGCTGGAAGGTAGAATACGCTGCCTCCGGCGCGGAGGCACTTGCCCGAGTAAAACAGAGCCCGCCGGACCTGGTGATTACCGACATCAGCATGCCAGAAATGGATGGACTGGAACTTGTCCGGCACCTTCGCGAAACCTTTCCTGAGGTCCCCGTCATTCTGACCACAGCTTTTGGTACTGACATGCTGGCCATTGAAGCTCTGGAACGGGGTGCCGCCAGTTATGTGCCGAAGTCGCAACTCTCCACCAGACTCGCCGAAACGGCAGATTCCGTTCTGCGAATTGCCGAACAGAACCGAGAGCGCGAACGGCTCTTCGAATGCCTCGAATTCATCGAATTTGAATACCTGCTGGACAACGAACCGGAATTGATCCAGCCGCTGGTCTCAGTGGTTCAACAGACCCTGGCTGGGGTGCGGTTCACAGATTTTCCCGGCCGACTGCAAATGGGGATCGCCCTGAAGGAGGCTCTCTTAAACGCTCTGTTCCATGGCAACCTCCAAATCAGCAAAGAAGAGATTGAAGCGGTGTCGGATCGTCTCCTGGAGGACGATGAATTGAGCCTGGTGGAGAAACGACGCCGTGAACCTCCATACCGGGACCGAAAAATCCGAGTCCATATCAAAATCACGCGGGAAGAGGCTGTGTTCACCATAACCGACGACGGGCCAGGATTTGACGTGGAAAAAGTTGTCCGAAAGAAAGACCAGACACCGGAACTGGAGCAGCAGCGGGGCCTCTCCCTGATGCAAACATTCATGGACGAAGTCCGCTTTAATGAGCGCGGCAATCAGGTGACGCTCGTTAAACGACGTCCAGTAAATTCTCGGTGA
- a CDS encoding anthranilate synthase component II → MQRFLRVLLIDHKDSFVHNLARYFRNLSCEASVQRVSSLPDRHTIRGNFDLVVLSPGPCAPRNAGTVELVRSIAGDVPILGVCLGHQIIAEAFGARISQASHPVHGEASLMWHDGQCEFARFASPLLVGRYHSLIVEAGSLPSELCVSGWLEDGTVMAIRHTRLPIVGWQFHPESILTPDGMQLLEAFIGWIEEWPRGQLGVVQAQGVNPVTTTNRSS, encoded by the coding sequence ATGCAGCGTTTTCTCCGCGTCTTGCTCATCGATCACAAAGATAGCTTCGTCCACAACCTCGCGCGCTACTTTCGCAACCTTTCTTGCGAGGCGAGCGTACAGCGGGTTTCGTCACTGCCTGACAGACACACTATCCGCGGAAACTTCGACCTTGTGGTCCTCTCCCCAGGCCCGTGCGCGCCCCGGAACGCCGGAACCGTGGAGCTTGTGCGTAGCATTGCTGGTGACGTTCCCATTCTCGGCGTGTGTTTGGGACATCAAATCATTGCCGAGGCCTTTGGCGCACGGATCTCCCAAGCATCCCACCCCGTGCACGGAGAAGCTTCTCTCATGTGGCATGATGGGCAGTGCGAGTTCGCACGGTTCGCCAGTCCTTTGCTGGTGGGACGGTATCACTCTCTGATCGTTGAGGCCGGGTCGTTGCCCTCGGAGCTTTGCGTTAGCGGATGGCTCGAAGACGGCACGGTTATGGCCATCCGGCACACGCGTCTGCCGATTGTGGGATGGCAGTTCCATCCCGAGTCCATCCTGACTCCGGATGGAATGCAACTCCTCGAAGCGTTTATTGGCTGGATCGAAGAGTGGCCACGGGGACAACTGGGAGTTGTCCAGGCTCAGGGCGTCAATCCGGTTACGACAACAAACCGTAGTTCTTGA
- the dapA gene encoding 4-hydroxy-tetrahydrodipicolinate synthase: protein MMATRAEQFAGLSVAIITPFRDGKVDYKALEEQVEFQVQAGVTCICPVGTTGESPTLSHPEHREVISAVVKTVAGRVKVMPGTGSNSTEEALELTRWAAQVGADAVLIVSPYYNRPTQEGLYQHFKLLAQAVDIPICVYNIPGRTGRNIEPETFLRLAEFPNIAMVKEASGSLDQVSQITTQTDLTVLSGDDSLTLPIMAVGGRGVISVIGNIVPHDMKAMIAAFEQGNIAEAFRWHKKLFPLARDMLGLATNPIPIKAAMRLLGRDTGELRLPLTPLSPEQEAKLRTTLKNYGLLS, encoded by the coding sequence ATCATGGCGACGCGTGCTGAACAATTCGCTGGGCTGTCTGTTGCGATTATTACACCTTTCCGGGACGGCAAGGTGGATTACAAGGCTCTGGAAGAGCAGGTGGAGTTCCAGGTTCAGGCGGGAGTCACCTGTATCTGCCCGGTGGGGACTACCGGAGAGTCACCGACGCTCTCGCATCCCGAACATCGAGAAGTGATCTCGGCCGTCGTCAAAACGGTGGCGGGCCGAGTCAAGGTAATGCCGGGCACTGGTTCGAATAGTACGGAAGAGGCGCTGGAACTTACTCGGTGGGCGGCCCAGGTGGGCGCGGATGCGGTCCTCATTGTATCGCCGTATTACAATCGGCCGACACAGGAAGGGCTTTACCAGCATTTCAAACTTCTCGCTCAGGCGGTGGATATTCCCATCTGCGTCTACAACATCCCGGGACGCACCGGTAGGAACATCGAGCCCGAGACGTTTCTTCGCTTGGCCGAGTTCCCGAATATTGCCATGGTGAAAGAGGCGAGTGGCTCATTGGATCAGGTCTCGCAGATCACCACGCAGACCGATTTAACGGTGCTCAGCGGGGACGACAGCCTGACTCTTCCGATCATGGCAGTGGGCGGGCGCGGGGTGATCTCGGTGATCGGGAACATCGTTCCCCACGATATGAAGGCGATGATCGCGGCTTTCGAACAGGGTAATATCGCGGAGGCCTTTCGCTGGCATAAGAAGCTCTTCCCGCTTGCACGAGACATGCTAGGGCTTGCCACGAATCCGATCCCCATTAAGGCTGCGATGCGACTTTTGGGACGCGATACCGGTGAGTTGCGACTTCCGTTGACACCTTTGTCGCCCGAGCAGGAGGCCAAACTCCGCACCACGCTCAAGAACTACGGTTTGTTGTCGTAA